The following proteins are co-located in the Spirosoma montaniterrae genome:
- a CDS encoding dihydrofolate reductase, with translation MNTKISLIAAVAQNGVIGCTNAGGKPDMPWHLPDDFAYFKRKTLHHPIIMGRKSLDALGKPLPKRDNIVLTRNKGFQAEGVTVVHTLDDAIKTAKAINQHEIFVIGGAEIYAMALPTATNLYLTEIQKTYDGDARFPNFDRAEWEEVHRQHHPADDRHETAFDFVEYARR, from the coding sequence ATGAATACGAAAATAAGCCTGATTGCCGCCGTAGCGCAGAACGGCGTTATTGGTTGTACAAATGCCGGAGGGAAGCCCGATATGCCGTGGCACCTGCCCGATGATTTCGCCTATTTCAAACGCAAGACCCTCCACCATCCGATCATCATGGGCCGCAAATCGCTCGATGCGCTTGGCAAGCCCCTACCAAAACGCGACAACATCGTACTCACGCGCAACAAGGGTTTTCAGGCTGAGGGCGTCACGGTTGTGCATACATTAGATGACGCCATTAAAACCGCCAAAGCCATTAACCAGCACGAAATTTTTGTGATTGGTGGAGCTGAAATCTACGCGATGGCCCTACCCACTGCCACGAACCTTTATCTAACCGAAATTCAGAAAACTTACGACGGCGACGCCCGTTTCCCCAATTTCGACCGCGCTGAGTGGGAAGAAGTTCACCGCCAACACCACCCTGCCGACGACCGACACGAAACGGCTTTCGATTTTGTTGAATATGCCCGTAGATAA
- a CDS encoding HNH endonuclease, whose product MIRVIKDFNNPPAGLLSESCRTHQQKALIEKAEHNFSGHYYRDATIETLQNIYKNKCGYCRTDVSTGASWRVDHYRPKARVKDSPDHDGYYWLAYEWSNLILSCEKCNGRKQHNFPLENEACRVSAPTPGINGLPTDDYCRADKAILVSESPLLLNPELDDPDEHLRFLPNGTVQGKTRKGEKSIELYFLWRDKLITDRKNMTDDVLEKLKKHLTKYLKGEIDEKTYRYVMQDVYEEASLNCQPDRAYSHVATAMFNNFDSFVVSQFPANQQPYISQSFQFYQQGKLWPFPKQTNL is encoded by the coding sequence ATGATTCGCGTTATTAAAGATTTCAATAATCCACCTGCCGGGCTTCTCAGCGAGTCATGCCGAACACACCAACAAAAGGCCCTTATTGAGAAGGCTGAGCATAACTTTAGTGGTCATTATTATCGTGACGCTACGATTGAGACGTTGCAAAACATATACAAGAACAAGTGTGGTTATTGCAGAACAGACGTTTCGACAGGAGCTTCGTGGCGTGTAGATCATTACCGACCTAAAGCGCGCGTCAAAGACTCTCCAGACCATGACGGTTACTATTGGCTGGCCTATGAATGGAGCAACCTGATTCTAAGCTGCGAAAAATGTAACGGGAGAAAGCAGCACAATTTTCCTTTAGAAAATGAAGCCTGCCGCGTTTCTGCACCCACACCTGGCATTAACGGCTTACCAACAGATGATTATTGCAGGGCTGATAAGGCTATATTAGTTAGTGAAAGTCCACTATTGCTCAACCCCGAATTAGACGACCCAGACGAGCATTTGCGTTTCCTACCCAATGGGACGGTTCAGGGAAAAACGCGAAAAGGCGAAAAATCTATTGAGTTGTATTTCCTGTGGCGAGATAAACTTATAACAGATCGAAAGAACATGACTGATGACGTGTTGGAGAAGCTAAAAAAGCATCTTACAAAATACCTTAAGGGGGAGATTGATGAGAAAACGTATCGCTACGTTATGCAGGACGTTTATGAAGAAGCGTCCTTGAATTGTCAGCCCGACAGAGCTTACTCACACGTAGCTACTGCCATGTTCAATAATTTTGACAGCTTTGTGGTGTCTCAGTTTCCCGCCAATCAGCAGCCATACATCAGCCAAAGTTTTCAATTTTATCAGCAGGGTAAATTGTGGCCTTTCCCAAAACAAACTAACCTTTAA
- a CDS encoding PEGA domain-containing protein yields MRILPLALAALILLESCASSTVIQSNPSGAKLYLNSSLVGTTPYTHSDTKIVGSTTFVRLEKEGYEPLNTSFSRDERADAGAIIGGIFFLFPFLWTMKYNPGRTYELVPAGGSGNPTLAPMSLANDAAPASVSPSKTDKLRDLKKLLDEGIITKDEFEKEKKKILDSEN; encoded by the coding sequence ATGCGTATACTGCCGCTGGCTCTGGCGGCTTTGATTCTGCTCGAAAGCTGTGCCAGTTCAACGGTCATTCAATCGAACCCCAGCGGGGCTAAACTGTATTTGAACAGTTCGTTAGTCGGAACAACTCCCTACACCCATTCTGACACGAAGATTGTTGGTTCTACCACGTTTGTTCGGTTAGAAAAAGAAGGATATGAGCCATTAAATACCTCATTTTCACGTGATGAGCGGGCAGACGCCGGGGCAATTATTGGCGGTATCTTTTTTCTGTTTCCCTTCCTGTGGACAATGAAATACAACCCAGGCCGTACTTATGAACTGGTTCCTGCGGGCGGCTCCGGCAACCCGACGCTCGCGCCCATGTCGCTGGCGAATGACGCGGCACCGGCGTCTGTTTCGCCGTCAAAAACCGACAAACTCCGCGATCTGAAAAAACTGCTCGACGAGGGTATTATAACAAAAGACGAGTTCGAGAAAGAGAAAAAGAAAATCCTCGATTCAGAAAACTAA
- a CDS encoding polysaccharide deacetylase family protein, whose product MLCCLRLVLSLIGCIALTGNAHAQTTETYAEKLGFPKGKKVIILHVDDAGMSAESNAGTINALDKGIANSTSVMMPCGWVPQFFDYLKKKPATDAGVHLTLTSEWDAYRWSPVVGCKTAPGLCDEQGAFWHNVAQVVEHATADEVELEIRAQLARYRAFGLEPTHMDSHMGTLFQPKFVLRYAKVAMEEKIPVLFPGGHATLIMKTSNIPPAQQQLARQVGKQLWDAGLPVLDDIDGSSYGWNLPATTPNTDKNLQAHKTQKYIELLKAAQPGLTYIIMHCTAPSSTFDQISTSSQTRKGDMLAMMDPALRSFIEKEGIILTTWRELMERRNKLKSERAKE is encoded by the coding sequence ATGTTGTGCTGTTTACGACTTGTATTATCCCTAATTGGTTGCATCGCTTTGACAGGTAACGCGCACGCCCAAACCACCGAAACGTATGCCGAGAAACTTGGCTTTCCGAAGGGCAAAAAAGTGATTATTCTGCACGTTGACGACGCGGGCATGAGTGCCGAGTCGAACGCGGGCACGATTAACGCGCTCGATAAGGGCATTGCCAACTCTACCAGCGTTATGATGCCCTGCGGGTGGGTGCCGCAGTTTTTCGACTATCTGAAGAAAAAGCCCGCCACCGACGCGGGCGTTCACCTGACGCTGACTTCCGAGTGGGATGCTTACCGCTGGAGCCCAGTGGTAGGTTGCAAAACCGCCCCCGGCCTGTGCGACGAGCAGGGCGCATTCTGGCACAACGTGGCCCAGGTGGTTGAACACGCCACCGCCGACGAGGTAGAACTGGAGATTCGGGCGCAGTTGGCGCGATACCGGGCGTTTGGGTTGGAGCCTACACACATGGACTCGCACATGGGTACGCTGTTTCAGCCCAAGTTTGTGCTGCGCTATGCCAAAGTGGCGATGGAAGAGAAAATTCCGGTGCTGTTTCCGGGTGGTCATGCCACATTGATTATGAAAACCAGCAACATACCGCCCGCTCAGCAGCAATTGGCCCGGCAGGTGGGCAAGCAGCTTTGGGATGCGGGCCTGCCCGTATTAGACGACATAGACGGCAGCAGTTACGGCTGGAATCTGCCCGCCACCACACCAAACACAGACAAAAATCTGCAAGCCCACAAAACGCAGAAATACATCGAATTGCTGAAAGCTGCCCAACCCGGCCTGACGTACATCATCATGCACTGCACGGCACCTTCGTCCACCTTCGACCAAATCAGCACCTCCAGCCAAACCCGCAAAGGCGACATGCTCGCTATGATGGACCCGGCCCTGCGGTCGTTCATCGAAAAAGAAGGAATCATCCTGACCACCTGGCGCGAATTAATGGAACGACGCAATAAATTAAAGAGTGAAAGAGCGAAAGAGTGA